The DNA segment AACTCCTCCAAGGCCTAAGATTCCTCCTTTTAGCCCACTTTTCTTCAGCCCAAAATGTTTCAGTGGACTGTACACCGTCACGCCGGCACATAGTAGTGCTGCCGCCTGCTCTGGTGCCATTCCATCGGGTACTTTCACCACAAACCTACATTTGTCGGTTTAAGTTTTTGAATTTAGTAATGATCTAACCTGAAACTAATTTCAATAAGTAGAGAGAGTAATTTATGTAACTGTGAGTTTCGTTCAATAATGGTTTAATATGGTCTTAATTGCCGACTGTTTTGTATTCAAactctaataaaagattaaattctgCTTCATTTGGTCCATTTAGGTTTTTCAATTATCTTGATAGaaatcatttattaaataaacctgctaaaaaaaatcagtaactcatgaaaatcttataaaaattaaattaaatttaactatatcgtaagtaaaaaaaaaaaatcctaaaaaataataataaattagacTCTGAATCAAtaaaatccataaaattttaatttacttgACTTCAATCCAAATAAGTCAGATAACCTAATTaggtaaattaattttattttattttttttgggaaaagcaaaagaaaaacaaaacaaaacaagagTGGCTCTCAACTTTTAGGCTGTAACATTGTGGTTGTAAGCAAAAGGTAATAAAAGGGCTTACTTTTGATCGACGACCATGGCGGTGGCGAAGCCGCCTTGGGTGGGTCTGCCGTCGGTGTACACATCGTTATTAGTCCAAATTTTGTTATTGCAGTATTGTTCTCTATCAGTTTCACATCGCTTGCAAGTTTTGCAAGATCCAACTATGCATCCAACTCCCACAATATCCTTCACTTTAAATCTCTTCACATTCTTCCCAATTTCCATCACTTCACCAACAACTTCATGccttcaaaatccaaaaaaaaaaaaaaaaaacccattattaaactcaaaaacaaaaaaacagaGCAAAAAACAGAGTAAATTTTGGgttggtttgtttgtttgtttctaaCCCTGGAACCATGGGGTAATTGGACATTCCGAGGTCGTTTTTGATCTGATGAATATCAGTATGACAGAGCCCACAGCATATAACTCTGATGTAAACATCCTCTGGTCCTGTTTCTCTGCAAATTCACAATTCATTTACTCATTATTATATaaccctgaaatgaagaacataCAGTAACAGAAAGAAAAACAGAGTATTTTGAGCTCTGTTTTTATTCACCAACCTGAGTTCGTAAGTGTAAGGAGAGAGAAACCCAGATGGGTCTCTTGCTGCAAATCCTGTTGTTGTTCTTTCTCCTTCAACGCCACCCATTATAGAGAGTAATGGAGAGAAAGAGAAACAGAGAGAGAGATGAGGTTAGGGTTTTGTTGCAGAAATGGAGAGGATGTGTTTGAGGATGAAGATGGCAAAGGATGAAGCATATAAATAAGAAGAAGTTAGTGGAGGGTCTTACAATTTTACCTCCATCCAAgacaatttcaaaataataataataaaaaattactaaCAAAATATTCTCCAAATAATACATGTTCTTTCACACACGCTATCAATTTTGcttcataaataatttaattatgttgtTTTTACCttatatcctttttttttaaccatgttaaactcaaaaaaaaaaaaaaaaaaaaaaaatcctctataatttaaaatagtttcaaaaattcaaatagaTAATGAGAGACAAATCAATGTgtacaaaattataaaatataaaaaagtaaataaaatattaatgtgaatataatataaatcataagTATTTAAGCATCTATAAAAGATATAAAGgttatttatcaatttaaatatactTTCGAtggatttttttgtttatttgatttttctaaaaatatctATAGTCATTTTCGCAAATTTGAAAtctcaatatttaaatttggatGTGAGCACCTAACTAACAATAAATAGTAATATTTTTCTACTTCTATGAGTTTCATAACATGTGAACGTGAGAGATTTGAATCTACCATCTCTAATTCTAGAGTATTCATCTTAAATGATTGAATTataaaagtagtatttatactatattaatataagaaaagttatttatgctatattaatataagaaaagttatttatttatattataaagcaTGTATCAATTAGTTATTATTCAAACGAACTTGAGCATAACCAATTGATTAAGACATTTTTGATCCACAATCCTTataattgtactaaaaaattgattaagacACTAATTAATTAATGGAAAGTTTTCGctaatagaaaaaatattaaactatttacagaaatagtaaaaaaaaaacaaaaaaaatatattaatcgacactgataaatttctatcagtttctattactgatagcattaataaacttctatcagcgtctatcaaagaaaattaaaattttgctcttttgtgtaaatagtttcctttatttttctatttttgaaaattttccttaattaattaaaatcaaggGTAAAGTTTCACTACCATAATATAAGTATGGAtgtttttcccatttttttatttattgcaaTAAGTGAAAGTACGAagatttgaactttcaatttagtAAGTGTATGTCAATTATATCTAAGTTTTATTCATGTTGACTATTTCCAACATTTAACGTACCGAATGTAGAGACATAAGTTTTGAACGATCTCATTTCAAAGGAGGAGAAAATATTTCGACCAACTAACAATACTCTCGTTGACGTACTACTCCCATTCATGGCTAATcgtatcaaaattaattaaaatgtttatattaaaaagtatagATTTTGAACACGTGTCCAATATTGATTATTATAAGGTAAGAGTAATTAGGAGGTGGTCCCGtggatttttattatttatttatttttaataatgaagTGAGGAGCGAGGAAAAAGGGCAGTAGGTGAAACCCGGTTGGCGGAGATCTGATGCGGCGGATCCTACGGCGGCGAGTGGAGAAGACGAATCTNaaatttattttttttattattattttaaaattttgaagttaGGACAAGAGATGAATTAAACCCACGTTTCCCTTCTCAGATTATTGTTTGTTTCAATTTTCCAAACCGCCGtctctattattatttttttaaaaaaaaaaatagcctaAAAAGTTTTACATTCTAGaaataaatttccaaatttcctATTTGGGAAAATAGaaactaatttgattttgattactaaaggaaaatattaccaacaaaataaatttccttgtttttttggtttggaatttaaaaatattatttatatttccTAATTCTCTTGCAATTTGGGTTAGGTAAGAAATAATTTTCCCCATGAGAGAAATTGCACTTTACTCGTACTCAATTAATGACtttacttactttttttttcttttttctttttttttttaaaaaaatagatttaaggGTTGTTTGGAATATTGGGTAGTTTTTAGACTTTTATaacaaatattttcaataaaaatattttggataattgttttaaatgataaaactgttgaaaatatttttaaatatagcaaaatatcactatctatcactaatataaacagttaaatatttatttatcagtatctattactaatagacaatgatattttgttatatttaaaaatatttcttagCATTTACATATATCTAAAAACAACCCAAATATTTTTACTTCTTACATTTTTAAAAAGgtattttaaataacaatttcttttaattgcactctaaaatgattttattaagaaaaaattcaatGGACAACAATTTTTCCCGACAATAATATCGACGTTGAGAAAACTACTGTCGAGAGAAGCGAGAACTATCAATGAGTAGAATACGACATAGGGGATGGCGTTGCTCGTACCACGTCAAAAGGAAGGACTACTACCTATGACAATGGCGGAGCAAAAAATTTTGTATAGAGGCactatgtaattaaaaaaactataaaaaaatgttaaaaaaaaatatatagctccattaattaattaatacatatTATTGTCTTCTACGAGTTTTTATGTTTTGAAATCGATCCAAATTTCTTGAATTGAAAAATATGATTATAAGACTAATAAGGACATTGTTGTAAATATGTTCTACGAACTTGATTTGCAAGATATATTTTAGTTCTTACACTAAGATCTGCAGGTAGTTCTCCTAAATTAATTtctatataaaatatatcagaatcaaaagtatttttttgttcttgaagATGATGACTATGTAGTTtctattgttatttttcttttaaaatatctcTTCATATTGATACAAACCCTACAAAagtattatcaataaaaatattatgatttattacatatatttaaaagtatgaaaattaaaaagattgagAAAACTTTGAAACTTACGTGTGAATAGTATGATACATATATCCTGACGACAAACGAGAAAATTATCTTATAGTTTAATTCTgacattaattaaaataaatatatactaaataatacaaactaaaaattaagtaaaaaaaatggttaacaaTATCTTTTCAATATTATATTATGGAGATTTGAGAGGAAAATTtaggttgaaaaaaaaaatatctatgattaaaagaaattgcaacttatttttttgtttcaaatttttgttgaGGCAACAACTAGAAAATTTAAGGTAAGggttatttttttagaaaacctaaatttattttttattattgtctttttttttttagaaaaaaataaaaaaattttaatactAAATTCCTTTCTTAGGCAAGTACTACACCAATAGATAATAACactaacaaaatttaattttaaaataaattataaattaaaattagaggATTCAAACCCACACACCCTTAACAATTCAAGTGCATCTCCCCTACCACTATACCACActcaaaatattgatttttaatataaataaaaaatatatagttaaATATTACTTAAATGCTATattcaaaaaatacaaaatatgatAAGTCGAGGAGGGACACGTGTCCCTCCTCGACCCTTACATAGCTCCATCGATGGCCGGTGACAACATTATTGGTGACATCGAGAGaggagagattttttttattactatgTCGATATGCTTTCAATCATCGAAAAAGCTTATTTCGATGCGTATTTGGCCATTTTCCCACATTATTTTCCTGGTAGTGCTTTGCTTCATTCAACATAGTACTCGAGGGAGAAAAGATAAATGGCATTTGCTATAATTTATCATTTaaagataattaattatatatctaattaaATTGGTAAACGCCTAAAGACTTTTTCTAAATTTGTGGTTTAGAGCAACATTTCTGTTAACATTCAATCACCAGACACCAAGTCTCAACATATTATATCAACAATCATCCAATTTTCCCACCCTTGAGTGAGTTATAGAAGAAAAGATATCTACAAAAATTGACTCAATCAACcaattattaagaaaaatatccacaattatttatctaattttaTTAGTTAAGACATTGTTAATTAACTTCTAAAAATCAAAGATATAAAATTATTCCgttcacttttttttattgagaACACATATCTCAATCAGTTGAACTATACTTACGTAAATTGCAATTAGAAAATGCAATCCCTCCTATAGACTAAAATTAGTTCAAATTCCAACCATATATTTGTAATGCTGTAGTTATTTGAAAAAAGAATAggccatatattttttttccattattattattacgtCAATGTTGAGTAATGAATATGTGAGCTTTATTTTGTTAGCATTATTTTGGCGAACCTTCCATTTGGAATACCAATCATTGTCAACATTCAATTcaatagatattttaaaaagGAACGGAAAGTTAATGTTCTTATAATTTCATTCATCGTGCATCATAATCTTTCATCTTAACCTAAGTATGTCAATATGAGTATTGATTACcgacatatatatttttttaaagtccAATAACATGCGGGTCAAAGATTTAAATCTCTAACATCTTTATCGAAGGATACATGTGTTTATAGCAGTTGAACTATGACCACGTTTATTCTCTAGagaaaacataataaatcaatggTAGTCTAAAAAGTGGACCTCATTTGATTGCGTTTGATGTTGTTTACTTGTGTTTCATACATTATTGATATCTGGattgttggaatgccttgaatatGTTATTTGGCCCTTCAAACTACTAAGTACGATTAGAATTGAAgttgatatatatttaattatttaattaaattctttttttactTAGGATTTATAGAAGTGCACTATATAAACCTTTTATCCCTAGAATCGCTATTCATTCTGTATTTTGTAGCattctctttaataaaattgttcTTCCTATATCCCGTGGATATAGCTAATACACCGTTAGTGAACTATGTAAATTTGTGTTtgattctttattctttttacattttttgtattctttaattgtcgatttcgtaaaATGGGCCACTTCCAAATATGTAATAGAAAAAGGAAAACTGATTCACGAACATAGGATGTTCAATTCGATTGCATTTGGAAATTACACTGATATCATTGCAATTACCATTATTGTTATTACAACATGAGAATTATGAATTTGTTACTATTACTATATAATTATAAGTAAATTTGATTAAGCAATCCAATTATGTTTGCAATTGTTTTACATTACGATTGATTTATCAATAGAATCACATTACGATTATATCTATTTTTAGAATTGGTAAATACGACCTATGTTCATGTTGGCTAGCTCATTGGAACTTGATATGTACTCATTCTTATAAAGTTATTTGAAGATCGACCCAACttttgttgtattaaaaaaaaaaaaaaaactaattatacTTTTCGACCCAAACTTTCCTATCAACACCTCTATGTTTTTATATATCAATGgatttgattttaatataagaaaacactaaaaaaaaaattggaaatattATGAAAGTATTGAAAATATTCACACCCATATGTATGAACAATATGGGTTTATGATGTCTTGCTAATTTTGGATGAGGAGTTtcatgtttattttaatttattttttaaacattttagtattctttttttatttttttaaatatttgaaaatcatggataagaaaatcattttaggaaattttattttaactttttttgtatatattattttataaaagcgTAATGTAAAACCTTCTTTCTATTCTTCTAGTACCTGATTAATAACTATTATTTGcatggataattttttttttttttgaaaatagtaGGTTGCATATGGAGATTCTGGTTAAAtgaataatgaaaaattaatggtAGATAAagaagtcttttttttttttaattaaaaaatggaaatttgagAAACTATAATAGTGAAGGACGAAAATAAACTATGTACGAAAGAAAAAAagtctagtttttttttttcgaaaaaatATTCATTAACCAATAACCAAACCAGAACCAATATCATCCTAAAAAATAGTTGAGGAAAACCACTCAGGAACAACAAAACCCAGCCCAACATCTTATTTAGAGAGGGAAGAAGAagcataagaaaaaaaatgtataaaattCCTAAACTCAACCACCGCACGAGCAAGACGGTGAGCTGCTCCATTTGACTACCTAGAGCACCAAGAAACAGATTTAACCTAGGTCGAACCAAACAAGAAAGAAATACAACCTGCAAAGTCAGAAAACTCAGACAAATCCTCCCCATCACCAAGAACAGCCCTCACCAAATCAATACAATCATATTCCACAAATAATGGACAAAGTGAGATATCACACGAACTAACTTGAAGGGAAAGGCAAGATAACCCATCAAGCAACGTGAGCCCTTTGAGATACTTGATAGGCAACCTGCGGTATAGCTTGGTGCACCCAACGAAGACCAGAGACCCTAAGGAGTCACGAATGATCCAGTTGATCCTGCCTGAACCACACCAATCATTCCACAAAGTATCATAATTCATCTTCCAACATCCCACATAAGGAGGGGACCACGAACCATGACTCACCTGGGTCCTAGAACTAGGCAAAGGCAGAGAAGGATAACAAATGAACCCCAACTCCTTGGAGCGTAACAAGATCTTGTGGCAAAGAAATCCCTAGTCAATGGGGTTTTTGCTATGCTTTAAGGAGTTATGATAGTTCTAGATCTCCCACAATATGATGGCCGTGACATTGCGGTTGGAGTCTCTAATAATGTCTGTCAGAGCATCCTAACAATTTGCAGTACTCCAATCGTCTCTTGAATATTCAAAGAAGCGCACTCTGAAGGGATAAAAGTAAAACCAAATACTTTTATAAAACTTACATCCCCATAACACATGGCTTGAAGATTCTACATGCTTCTTGCAAAAGGAACAAAGATTATAAGTTAAATATGGACAATTGAAAGTACATAGattacaatataaaatatttcaaaatataggtACTAAAATGTCACTTTAACTATTTTCAactatatttttatcaaaaggCTAGTTTTGGTCATAAAAGATTGTACAACATGtaataaactataataattattttcctCTTACTTTTTGTTCTTAATTTCTTTTCATAGTAATTATGAATATGGTTTGAAATGTTTGGTATATGGAATTTTCTGGGTTTGAAAGTTTAGGCTGAAATCTCGAAACTTTGGTGTTTTTCAACCCCATGCGATTTAAAGACCTAATTACAAGAATTTCTTGAACAAAAGCAATGATTAATTTTCAGACAAAGCACagttaaactatattttatgagccaaataggattaaatttttttttttaacatgtttGTATACAAAGAAATATTAACAACtaattgtataaaaaaaatcagGAATTTGTCTTACTAAAGCAATCTATAGCTAAAGTATTTTAATTTCGACCCAAATAGGgctaatgcattttcaaattaacaacaatattgattttacattttttaatataagaaaaagattatattataaatatagagTAGGTAAGGGATTGTTTAGGGTGTAGAGTTGGTTATAATAATCTACGATTTTTATAATATGTGGGATTATATAGTAGTGTATGCgctagaaaataataaaaaaataaacaaactattgatttttttttttagtggttTCATATTTGGTGCAAGAGTTTATCCTATTGCAACAATTGTAAGCAACACATCGATTAATCGTTGTAGTTGATATGTATGACAAAAGTTTGTTTGCAATAGTTGTGCAACTATTAGAATCTATATACAATTGTGGCACTTATCTCTAAgaacatatatattaaactactATAAAATGTCTATCGTGGCACTTAATTtccggatacgtctaaggatgcgtcattttttaatatatatatatatttctaaaaaacgaggatactgatacgttaaagatacattttttctttaaaaaaatctatgatataaataaatttagcatacaagttaataataatagcacaaaatagaatacaaacactgaaatacaatataataaaagcaacatctaagatgttgaagtacaataattaataaaatacaatagaaaaatgactcatattacaaagaagaagaagaaaattagagagagaagtatgaagataaacgaagaacttattgttaaagatatccaaatggtttatgttttggtggactttgtagggattcaaatgtgaagatggaaaTTAGATGATTCTAATCTCGGGTTTggtctgttttttttttcttctagttTTGAACTCGAGTAATGAGTTTTTTAAATAgattgcctaattttagattgtgAAAGATTaaatgagttacttgtctttttttaaaaaaatatgcataaaaatagatacgtcaaatcacgtgtcagatacgtatctggaaaatatctgaaagtatagatacgtcaaatcgcgtgtcagatatgTCTCTGGGAAATATCTGAAAATATCAGTATCCGATACgtatctgatactgattctttgcctcataCGAAATATCTATGTTTCATAGAATAGTTTTTAGCACAGATATTTCTACTATTGCAGTAATGTAAGTTATAAATACTGATTCTTTGCGATAGTAGTAATGTAAGTTGAAATATCTGTACTTCATAGAATAGAATGCActcctaaaaataatttttagcacattagaaaaaaatttataatataagttGAAATTAAACTATTAATCTtaattagatatttgaaaataattaaataaaattcttgcatattaacattttacttatttttataacaaaagtttaaataaataacCTGAGTAGCTCAAACCAACTTGACCCAAAATATTTCATAGTTGATTggattcattatttaataaaggttatttgggttgaaaaaattttacAACCCGAAGTTTCGAACAAATGAATTGGATCTAAAAAAGTGTTTTAACCCAACCTAACCTAATCCTACGAACACCTTTATCTAAGACTTAGGGTTGCTTTTTAATCTACTATTGatatatcatttaaaaaaaattataaagaagTTACATACCTTTCCAATTTATGGATTGATAAATTTTCACtttagttctttttttaaaaaaaaaaaaaaaaatacaacaaatGGGGTATGCAATTAAATCTCCAACTTCAAAGAAATATATATCAATAACTTCTTTACTTTAGCatcatttaaacatttcattatCTTAGAAACCTAAAGTAATAAGATAAATTTTAGGGGTTGTTGCAAATATACGAATCAAGCTCAACATATTCACAGATATAGTACAATGCAAAATAATT comes from the Benincasa hispida cultivar B227 chromosome 5, ASM972705v1, whole genome shotgun sequence genome and includes:
- the LOC120078707 gene encoding cinnamyl alcohol dehydrogenase 1-like, with protein sequence MGGVEGERTTTGFAARDPSGFLSPYTYELRETGPEDVYIRVICCGLCHTDIHQIKNDLGMSNYPMVPGHEVVGEVMEIGKNVKRFKVKDIVGVGCIVGSCKTCKRCETDREQYCNNKIWTNNDVYTDGRPTQGGFATAMVVDQKFVVKVPDGMAPEQAAALLCAGVTVYSPLKHFGLKKSGLKGGILGLGGVGHMGVKLAKALGHHVTVISSSNKKREEALDHLGADDYLISSDEARMQQAVDSLDYIIDTVPAFHPLEPYLSLLKLDGKLILLGVINNPLQFVSPMVILGRKTITGSFIGSMKETQEILDFFKEKELSSMVEVVKMDYINKAIERLEKNDVRYRFVVDVEGSKF